In Desulfobacterales bacterium, a genomic segment contains:
- a CDS encoding ABC transporter ATP-binding protein — translation MNALLQIKNIETYYDLIYAIRGVSLTVVEGTITTILGNNGAGKSTILKTVMGLLKDQPDKGTIEFMGNRIDGRDTDEIVRMGISYVPEGREVFEELTVKENLMMGAYTRKNRSEIKEDIARVYRYFPIFMERQHQWAGTLSGGEQQMLAIGRALMSRPKLLFLDEPSLGLSPILVKEIFRIITAIRNEGVTILLVEQNARMALSISDFGLILENGRFVMKGSARELMDDKDVKEFYMGVRSEASAKGYQRWKRKKRWR, via the coding sequence TTGAACGCACTGCTCCAAATTAAAAATATTGAGACCTATTATGATTTAATTTACGCAATCCGCGGCGTCTCCCTGACGGTCGTCGAAGGGACCATTACAACCATTCTGGGAAACAACGGCGCCGGCAAATCCACCATATTAAAAACCGTCATGGGGCTGCTGAAAGACCAGCCGGACAAGGGAACCATCGAGTTTATGGGCAACCGCATCGATGGCAGGGATACGGATGAAATCGTCCGGATGGGCATTTCCTATGTTCCCGAGGGACGCGAGGTATTTGAAGAGCTCACCGTCAAAGAAAATTTGATGATGGGCGCCTACACCCGCAAAAACCGGTCGGAAATAAAAGAAGACATCGCGCGGGTGTACCGCTATTTCCCCATATTTATGGAAAGACAGCATCAATGGGCCGGAACCCTATCGGGCGGCGAACAGCAGATGCTGGCCATCGGCCGCGCCCTGATGAGCCGCCCCAAACTTCTTTTTCTGGACGAACCCTCTCTGGGCCTGTCACCCATTTTGGTTAAAGAAATATTTCGTATCATCACCGCCATCCGGAATGAAGGCGTTACCATTCTGCTGGTGGAGCAGAACGCCCGCATGGCATTGTCCATTTCCGATTTTGGTCTCATTCTGGAAAACGGCCGCTTTGTCATGAAAGGAAGCGCCCGGGAACTCATGGATGACAAGGACGTTAAGGAATTTTATATGGGTGTCCGCTCGGAAGCGTCCGCCAAAGGGTATCAACGCTGGAAAAGAAAGAAACGCTGGAGATAA